A region from the Benincasa hispida cultivar B227 chromosome 8, ASM972705v1, whole genome shotgun sequence genome encodes:
- the LOC120083405 gene encoding phenolic glucoside malonyltransferase 2-like, producing the protein MDNSPSLKIIDICKVSPAPAVAEESRALAAPSSLPLTFFDLLWLRFHPIQRLFFYELPSNEISFRDVIVSKLKSSLALILRYYLPLTGNLVWPPESDVPTIEFVDGDGVTVTVAESDADFYHLSGNRFREVLEFHHLVPQLPVSNDRAAVIAIQVTTFQNKGFSIGMTNHHAIIDGRTSTSFIKSWARICMEESYIPITKVMPFYGRSVINDPKDLAKLYAKAWQDIEGPNNKSLNLKLPKTRHGLIRTTLEFTHQNIQKLKQCILNNNNSSSHISSFAIATAYLCVCTAKLEGLKEGKLWFIFAADARTRLKPQVPSNYFGNCLVGGFVCLERIELLGENGIILACDEISKAIQNMEEGALKGAENWGSLMSQRTNDYSKAQAISLAGSPRFGVYNADFGWGKPKKVEIVSAESPFVFSLTDSRNSNVGMEIGVVKERDEMEAFVALFNEGFESL; encoded by the exons ATGGATAATTCTCCATCTTTGAAAATAATCGATATCTGTAAAGTATCTCCTGCTCCGGCAGTGGCGGAGGAGTCACGTGCCTTGGCCGCGCCGtcgtctcttcctctaactttCTTCGATTTGTTGTGGCTAAGGTTTCATCCAATTCAACGTCTTTTCTTCTACGAATTACCATCCAATGAAATCTCGTTTCGCGACGTCATTGTTTCGAAGCTGAAAAGCTCTCTTGCTCTCATTCTTCGCTACTATCTTCCGTTGACTGGAAATCTCGTTTGGCCGCCGGAATCTGATGTACCCACCATCGAATTTGTCGACGGCGATGGGGTTACAGTGACGGTGGCAGAGTCCGACGCCGACTTTTATCATCTTTCCGGCAATAGGTTTCGTGAAGTTTTAGAATTTCATCATCTTGTTCCTCAATTGCCTGTCTCTAATGATCGTGCTGCAGTTATTGCTATTCAG GTCACCACATTTCAAAACAAAGGTTTTTCCATTGGAATGACCAATCACCATGCAATTATAGATGGAAGAACCTCAACTTCATTTATCAAATCTTGGGCTCGAATTTGTATGGAAGAATCCTATATTCCAATCACCAAGGTAATGCCATTCTATGGTAGGTCAGTTATAAATGATCCAAAAGATCTTGCAAAACTCTATGCAAAAGCATGGCAAGACATAGAAGGACCAAACAACAAGAGCTTAAACCTTAAATTACCCAAAACAAGACATGGTTTAATCAGAACCACACTTGAATTCACACATCAAAACattcaaaaactaaagcaatgcATTCTGAACAACAATAATTCTTCTTCTCACATATCTTCATTTGCAATAGCAACTGCTTATCTTTGTGTTTGTACAGCCAAATTAGAAGGtttaaaagaaggaaaattatggtttatatttgCTGCTGATGCTAGAACTCGTTTAAAGCCACAAGTGCCATCGAATTACTTTGGGAATTGTTTGGTTGGTGGGTTTGTTTGTCTTGAAAGGATTGAACTTTTGGGTGAAAATGGAATAATTTTGGCTTGTGATGAAATTTCAAAAGCTATACAAAATATGGAAGAAGGAGCTTTAAAAGGGGCAGAGAATTGGGGGTCACTTATGAGTCAAAGGACAAATGATTATTCAAAAGCACAAGCAATTTCTCTTGCTGGATCACCAAGATTTGGAGTTTATAATGCTGATTTTGGGTGGGGAAAGCCAAAGAAAGTGGAGATTGTATCAGCCGAATCaccatttgttttttctttgacTGATAGTAGAAATAGTAATGTGGGGATGGAGATTGGTGTGGTTAAGGAGAGGGATGAAATGGAAGCTTTTGTTGCTTTGTTTAATGAAGGGTTTGAATCTCTTTGA